The genomic region TTGCATGAATTTCTTGCAAACCGGTCGAATCTCCTTGCTAAGTGTAGCCGAAAACATCATAACTTGCTTGTCATGAGGCGTCATCTTGAAAATTTCCTGCAAATCTCTCCTCATATCTGAGAAAACACACAAATAAGATGAAAACCAACTCCATAAATTGTCCCTTTGTTTTTACTATAAAGGAAATTTGCTCTGTTATGATAAGAAACATTAAACATGACATACCAAGAGACTCGAGCATCTTGTCACATTCATCCAAAATGAAATGCCTCACATTTCTCAGAGAAACGTCCTTCTCTCTAGCAAGACCAAGTATCCTCCCTGGGGTTCCAACAACAATGTGAGGACACTCATTCTTCAAAAGATCTTTGTGGATTTTGATGCTGACACCGCCATAGAAGACAGCAACTTTGGTATCTGGTAGATATGTGCTGAACCGCTCAAACTCATGACATATCTGCAAATATGAGAAACACA from Primulina huaijiensis isolate GDHJ02 unplaced genomic scaffold, ASM1229523v2 C13166065, whole genome shotgun sequence harbors:
- the LOC140965433 gene encoding DEAD-box ATP-dependent RNA helicase 15-like, with product MDVICQAKSGMGKTAVFVLSTLQQIEPIAGQVVALVLCHTRELAYQICHEFERFSTYLPDTKVAVFYGGVSIKIHKDLLKNECPHIVVGTPGRILGLAREKDVSLRNVRHFILDECDKMLESLDMRRDLQEIFKMTPHDKQVMMFSATLSKEIRPVCKKF